A DNA window from Brassica napus cultivar Da-Ae chromosome C1, Da-Ae, whole genome shotgun sequence contains the following coding sequences:
- the LOC106377090 gene encoding iron-sulfur protein NUBPL-like isoform X1, producing the protein MAVSAQKQFSSNTKKKKEPHSEKANKCVASSNIAAAPLRILRSNHDFKRHRIELRIDLSLSPMATAGLLRSLRRRELHAASVAWAYRFSSASAGGRTTELRLDGVKDIIAVASGKGGVGKSSTAVNLAVALANKCELKIGLLDADVYGPSVPIMMNISQKPQVNQDMKMIPVENYGVKCMSMGLLVDKDAPLVWRGPMVMSALAKMTRGVDWGDLDVLVVDMPPGTGDAQITISQNLKLSGAVIVSTPQDVALADANRGISMFDKVRVPILGLVENMSCFICPHCNEASFIFGKEGARRMAAKKGLKLIGEIPLEMKIREGSDEGVPVVVSSPGSVVSKAYEDLAQNVVNALKELRDNPENEIQMKLNVPHSSGSSYNKP; encoded by the exons ATGGCAGTTTCAGCACAAAAGCAATTCTCCtcgaatacaaaaaaaaaaaaagaaccccACTCAGAGAAAGCCAATAAGTGTGTCGCCAGTTCCAATATTGCAGCAGCTCCTCTCCGTATCCTCAGGTCAAACCACGACTTTAAACGACACCGTATTGAATTGCGCAtagacctctctctctctcccatgGCCACCGCCGGGCTTCTTCGGTCTCTCCGCCGCCGAGAACTCCACGCAGCTTCTGTCGCTTGGGCGTATAGATTC AGTTCTGCTAGCGCCGGCGGGAGGACGACGGAGCTCAGGTTAGACGGAGTCAAAGATATAATCGCCGTTGCGTCTGGTAAAGGCGGAGTAGGAAAGTCTTCGACTGCTG TGAACTTAGCCGTAGCATTGGCCAACAAATGTGAACTGAAGATTGGATTGCTTGATGCTGATGTCTATGGACCATCTGTTCCTATCATGATGAATATCAGTCAAAAGCCTCAAGTCAACCAAG ATATGAAGATGATTCCTGTGGAGAACTATGGAGTTAAATGCATGTCAATGGGTCTCCTTGTAGACAAAGATGCACCACTTGTGTGGAGAGGTCCTATG GTAATGAGTGCTCTTGCTAAGATGACTAGAGGAGTTGATTGGGGTGATCTCGATGTTCTTGTTGTCGATATGCCTCCTGGAACCGGTGATGCTCAGATTACCATCTCCCAAAATCTTAAACTCTCAG GTGCTGTAATTGTATCAACTCCACAAGATGTTGCGCTCGCTGATGCTAATCGAGGGATCTCCATGTTTGATAAAGTTAGAGTACCT ATTTTGGGGCTTGTGGAGAACATGAGTTGCTTCATTTGTCCTCACTGTAACGAAGCTTCTTTCATATTTGGGAAAGAAGGAGCACGCAGGATGGCTGCAAAGAAGGGTTTAAAACTCATCGGtgag ATTCCACTGGAAATGAAGATCAGAGAAGGGTCTGATGAAGGTGTTCCTGTGGTTGTTTCTTCACCTGGTTCTGTAGTATCAAAAGCTTATGAAGATCTAGCTCAAAACGTGGTGAATGCATTGAAGGAGCTACGGGATAATCCAGAGAATGAGATTCAGATGAAACTTAATGTTCCACATTCTAGCGGATCATCATATAACAAGCCATGA
- the LOC106377090 gene encoding iron-sulfur protein NUBPL-like isoform X2, translated as MAVSAQKQFSSNTKKKKEPHSEKANKCVASSNIAAAPLRILRSNHDFKRHRIELRIDLSLSPMATAGLLRSLRRRELHAASVAWAYRFSSASAGGRTTELRLDGVKDIIAVASGKGGVGKSSTAVNLAVALANKCELKIGLLDADVYGPSVPIMMNISQKPQVNQDMKMIPVENYGVKCMSMGLLVDKDAPLVWRGPMVMSALAKMTRGVDWGDLDVLVVDMPPGTGDAQITISQNLKLSGAVIVSTPQDVALADANRGISMFDKVRVPILGLVENMSCFICPHCNEASFIFGKEGARRMAAKKGLKLIDSTGNEDQRRV; from the exons ATGGCAGTTTCAGCACAAAAGCAATTCTCCtcgaatacaaaaaaaaaaaaagaaccccACTCAGAGAAAGCCAATAAGTGTGTCGCCAGTTCCAATATTGCAGCAGCTCCTCTCCGTATCCTCAGGTCAAACCACGACTTTAAACGACACCGTATTGAATTGCGCAtagacctctctctctctcccatgGCCACCGCCGGGCTTCTTCGGTCTCTCCGCCGCCGAGAACTCCACGCAGCTTCTGTCGCTTGGGCGTATAGATTC AGTTCTGCTAGCGCCGGCGGGAGGACGACGGAGCTCAGGTTAGACGGAGTCAAAGATATAATCGCCGTTGCGTCTGGTAAAGGCGGAGTAGGAAAGTCTTCGACTGCTG TGAACTTAGCCGTAGCATTGGCCAACAAATGTGAACTGAAGATTGGATTGCTTGATGCTGATGTCTATGGACCATCTGTTCCTATCATGATGAATATCAGTCAAAAGCCTCAAGTCAACCAAG ATATGAAGATGATTCCTGTGGAGAACTATGGAGTTAAATGCATGTCAATGGGTCTCCTTGTAGACAAAGATGCACCACTTGTGTGGAGAGGTCCTATG GTAATGAGTGCTCTTGCTAAGATGACTAGAGGAGTTGATTGGGGTGATCTCGATGTTCTTGTTGTCGATATGCCTCCTGGAACCGGTGATGCTCAGATTACCATCTCCCAAAATCTTAAACTCTCAG GTGCTGTAATTGTATCAACTCCACAAGATGTTGCGCTCGCTGATGCTAATCGAGGGATCTCCATGTTTGATAAAGTTAGAGTACCT ATTTTGGGGCTTGTGGAGAACATGAGTTGCTTCATTTGTCCTCACTGTAACGAAGCTTCTTTCATATTTGGGAAAGAAGGAGCACGCAGGATGGCTGCAAAGAAGGGTTTAAAACTCATCG ATTCCACTGGAAATGAAGATCAGAGAAGGGTCTGA